From one Cyprinus carpio isolate SPL01 chromosome B3, ASM1834038v1, whole genome shotgun sequence genomic stretch:
- the lrrc4ba gene encoding leucine-rich repeat-containing protein 4B translates to MRITTVTSLPSPSPLLLLLVQLLLWLILPGQEAVGAASTCPALCSCSNQASRVICTKRNLEEVPDSISNNTRYLNLQENSIQVIKSDTFKHLRHLEILQLSKNQIRQIEVGAFNGLPNLNTLELFDNRLTLVPSQAFEYLSKLRELWLRNNPIETLPGYAFHRVPSLRRLDLGELKKLDYISDAAFVGLINLRYLNLGMCGLKDIPNLTSLVRLEELELSGNRLEIIRPGSFQGLESLRKLWLMHSQMSVIERNAFDDLKSLEELNLSHNSLHSLPHDLFTPLQKLERVHLNHNPWVCNCDVLWLSWWLKETVPSNTTCCARCHAPPYLKGKYIGELDQSHFTCYAPVIVEPPTDLNVTEGMAAELKCRTGTSMTSVNWITPNGTLMTHGSYRVRISVLHDGTLNFTNVTLRDTGQYTCMVTNSAGNTTATAVLNVTAADVSVNYTYFTTVTVETVESTGDEESALRVFNETFIHIPGPTPSGHLWHKVDPTTASSLSILGSSSSPRATKPTFTVPISEPNYPSGLDDVMKTTKIIIGCFVAITFMAAVMLVVFYKLRKQHQLHKHHGTARAIEIINVEEEIGAGTGIRGSGISGGSTVPQGGSGGGGQSLRMHIPEIINLQDLARAEHLNHYYKPHHFNNNMMGLGLGGGSGGGLNNNNNPSPCSQAQTTPISCTHVPVSASSTSCSMPSPVLLPTLSSHWSLKGLMSIGQNPQIEPLLFKSSSKENVQETQI, encoded by the exons ATGCGCATCACCACGGTGACCAGCCTTCCTAGTCCCTCCCCCCTCCTCCTCTTATTGGTCCAGCTGCTGTTGTGGCTCATCCTCCCAGGCCAAGAGGCAGTCGGAGCCGCCTCCACCTGTCCTGCGCTCTGCAGTTGTTCTAATCAAGCTAGTCGAGTGATCTGTACAAAACGAAACTTAGAAGAGGTGCCCGACAGTATATCAAACAACACACGATACCTCAACTTACAAGAGAACTCAATACAG GTGATAAAATCAGACACATTCAAACATTTGCGGCACCTGGAGATCCTCCAGCTCTCCAAGAACCAGATTCGTCAGATAGAGGTGGGTGCTTTCAATGGCCTCCCAAACCTCAACACTCTGGAACTGTTCGACAACCGCCTCACGCTGGTGCCATCGCAAGCTTTTGAGTACCTCAGCAAGCTGCGGGAACTGTGGTTACGAAATAACCCCATTGAGACTTTACCAGGCTATGCCTTTCACCGCGTCCCCTCACTCCGGCGTCTTGACCTAGGCGAACTCAAGAAGCTGGATTATATATCTGATGCAGCCTTCGTTGGACTCATCAACCTGCGCTACCTGAACTTGGGTATGTGTGGCCTGAAGGACATCCCTAACTTGACTTCCCTGGTGCGACTGGAGGAGCTAGAGTTGTCTGGGAACCGTCTGGAAATCATCAGACCTGGATCCTTCCAAGGCCTGGAATCTTTGCGCAAACTATGGCTCATGCACTCTCAGATGTCGGTCATCGAGCGCAATGCTTTCGATGATCTCAAGAGCCTAGAGGAGCTTAACCTATCCCACAATTCCCTGCACTCATTGCCCCATGACCTTTTCACACCTCTGCAGAAGCTGGAGCGAGTGCACCTAAATCACAACCCATGGGTGTGCAACTGCGATGTGCTTTGGTTAAGCTGGTGGCTGAAAGAAACGGTGCCGAGCAACACAACATGCTGTGCGCGGTGCCACGCACCACCCTACCTTAAGGGAAAGTACATAGGAGAGTTAGACCAGAGCCATTTCACCTGCTATGCCCCCGTCATTGTGGAGCCGCCCACTGACCTCAATGTGACCGAGGGCATGGCTGCTGAGCTCAAGTGTCGCACTGGTACCTCCATGACCTCCGTGAACTGGATCACTCCGAACGGCACCCTAATGACCCATGGCTCCTATAGGGTCAGAATTTCCGTTCTGCATGATGGCACACTGAATTTCACCAACGTAACTCTGCGTGACACCGGCCAGTACACCTGCATGGTGACCAACTCAGCTGGGAACACAACAGCAACCGCTGTCCTGAATGTGACCGCAGCAGACGTCAGTGTGAACTATACCTACTTCACAACTGTCACTGTAGAAACTGTGGAGTCTACAGGAGATGAAGAATCTGCATTGCGTGTCTTCAACGAGACCTTCATCCATATTCCCGGGCCTACACCTTCCGGGCACCTCTGGCATAAAGTTGACCCCACTACTGCCTCTTCTCTCTCAATCCTTGGCTCATCATCTTCTCCCCGAGCTACCAAACCCACTTTCACTGTCCCCATATCTGAGCCCAACTATCCCTCTGGACTGGATGACGTGATGAAGACCACCAAGATCATCATCGGTTGCTTCGTGGCCATTACCTTCATGGCTGCCGTCATGCTGGTGGTGTTTTACAAGCTGAGGAAGCAGCATCAGTTGCACAAACACCATGGGACGGCACGAGCCATCGAGATTATTAATGTTGAAGAAGAGATTGGAGCGGGAACGGGCATCCGTGGCAGCGGCATCTCAGGAGGATCCACGGTACCGCAAGGAGGGTCAGGCGGAGGCGGACAGAGCTTGCGTATGCACATCCCCGAAATCATCAACCTCCAAGACCTTGCACGAGCAGAGCATCTCAACCATTACTACAAGCCCCATCACTTCAACAATAACATGATGGGTCTGGGCCTTGGTGGAGGCTCGGGTGGAGGcctaaacaataacaacaacccTTCACCCTGCTCCCAGGCCCAAACTACCCCCATCTCTTGCACACATGTGCCAGTCTCTGCAAGTAGTACATCATGCTCCATGCCTTCTCCAGTGCTTCTGCCGACCCTTAGCAGCCACTGGTCACTGAAAGGCCTGATGAGTATAGGGCAGAACCCACAAATTGAGCCGTTGCTTTTCAAGAGCAGCTCCAAGGAGAATGTCCAAGAAACCCAGATCTGA